The Panacibacter microcysteis genome includes a window with the following:
- a CDS encoding proline dehydrogenase family protein yields the protein MDLSFDNTETAFAYKSDKELKNGRWLLKTMHYPMFVAVGTRITPFLMKTGLPIHGIIRKTIFKQFVGGETLEDTQPVCDMLAKYNVKVILDYGVEGKESEESFDHATEEFIKVINYAATQDNIPFISIKVTGIARFGLLQTLNEAPRLRSGVHDHEEEIAERDRVYDRMYRICEAAAEKGVGVLVDAEESWIQDPVDRLVIDMMSIFNKERPIVYNTIQLYRHDRLQFLKMSHRIARQKQFKLAVKLVRGAYMEKERARADEHGYPSPIQPDKESTDRDYNEAVRFCLENIADTAVIVASHNEESNLLAAQLLDEKGLQHNHPNVHFSQLYGMSDNITFNLGKAGYSVSKYLPFGPIRDVIPYLMRRAQENTSVSGQTGRELSLINKELERRKAG from the coding sequence ATGGATCTATCCTTCGATAACACCGAAACTGCATTTGCATACAAGAGTGATAAAGAGTTGAAAAACGGGCGTTGGTTGCTAAAAACCATGCACTACCCTATGTTCGTAGCCGTAGGAACAAGGATCACTCCCTTCCTGATGAAAACAGGATTGCCAATTCACGGAATCATACGCAAAACAATATTTAAACAGTTTGTTGGTGGAGAAACATTGGAAGATACCCAACCTGTATGCGATATGCTGGCGAAGTATAACGTAAAGGTTATACTTGACTACGGCGTAGAGGGTAAGGAAAGTGAAGAAAGTTTTGACCATGCTACAGAAGAGTTCATTAAGGTAATCAATTACGCAGCCACGCAGGATAACATTCCGTTCATCAGCATAAAAGTTACCGGTATTGCACGTTTTGGCTTATTGCAAACATTGAATGAAGCACCACGCTTAAGAAGCGGTGTACATGATCATGAAGAAGAAATTGCAGAGAGAGACCGTGTGTATGACCGGATGTACCGCATATGTGAAGCTGCTGCTGAAAAAGGTGTTGGCGTGCTTGTAGATGCAGAAGAAAGCTGGATACAGGATCCCGTGGACAGGCTTGTAATAGACATGATGTCTATTTTCAACAAAGAAAGACCGATTGTTTATAATACTATTCAACTTTATCGACACGACAGGTTGCAATTTCTGAAAATGAGTCACCGTATTGCCAGGCAAAAGCAGTTTAAACTGGCTGTTAAGCTGGTGCGCGGGGCCTACATGGAAAAAGAAAGAGCAAGAGCTGACGAACATGGATACCCTTCTCCTATTCAGCCGGATAAAGAAAGTACTGACAGGGATTACAACGAAGCGGTGCGTTTTTGCCTTGAGAATATTGCCGATACGGCTGTTATTGTGGCATCTCACAATGAAGAAAGTAACCTGCTTGCGGCACAACTGCTGGATGAAAAAGGTTTACAGCACAATCACCCGAACGTACATTTTTCCCAATTGTACGGCATGAGCGACAATATCACTTTCAATCTTGGTAAGGCTGGCTACTCAGTAAGCAAATATTTACCCTTTGGCCCCATACGCGATGTTATTCCGTATCTTATGCGCAGGGCGCAGGAAAATACCAGTGTAAGCGGGCAAACAGGCAGGGAATTATCTCTGATCAACAAAGAGTTGGAAAGGCGCAAAGCCGGGTAA
- a CDS encoding TonB-dependent receptor domain-containing protein, which yields MKLLLTIISCTLITAIYAQPPGGGFNRQGAGGQNMNMGHIFGKIIDDKTNKGIEGATIQLLGKKFDTATRAMRDYNAATLLTEKNGDFNIENLSLFGNYTIRISAIGYVDYSDTVSFGFKRPQPGAAQQGNQQERMQQMMNATDKDLGNIKLTASEANLGNVTVTAAAKPFFEMGVDRKVFNVDKNIVSSGQSATELMKQIPSLNVDIDGNVTMRNASPTLFVDGRPTTLTLDQIPADIIDKVELVTNPSAKYDASGGNAGILNIVLKKNKKTGYNGGIRGGIDSRGKVNTGIDINVRQNKLNFFLSGSYNQRKSKSTSYINRDNFFDPPSNILQNSNSVNEGYFAFIRGGFDYLIDNRNTLSVSGNFNRGQFNSDEDQVIDSTIGGLLATHSMRTAFSERNFKNYGAQLSFRHNFRENGHNITADVNYNSSTNDNIGDYKTNYYLPNTIAFKYPSLLQQTLGSGFNKFITVQSDYENQLNENMKIEAGVRGALRNFENLNEQYVYDYTNSKYELLPSISSKYKFTDQVYAVYTTYSLKAKKWTYQLGLRLESSNYDGTLLGKDSSFSVKYPVSLFPSAFITYRLAEKQDIQINYSRRINRPNFFQLMPFIDNSDPLNISIGNPGLNPEFTNSFEFNYNYAYIKGANLLISAYYKRTSNLITNYIYRDVNPDTSINKNDSVYYTTYVNADNSRSFGLEFTNRITIAKFWDFTTNLNLFNSKINGGSAQSNISTERWSWFFKVNNNFKLPKGFSIQLSGDYQARTVLPANSGGGRGPGGGGFFGGAITTAQGYIDPRYSFDAAIKKDWSWKSGESLSITLSMNDFMRTQLFKTYSESDYFKQYSERRRDPQVLRLNVNYRFGKFDANIFKRRNNKADSGGGGEMMQ from the coding sequence ATGAAACTATTACTTACCATTATTAGTTGTACACTTATTACAGCAATCTACGCGCAGCCTCCGGGCGGCGGTTTTAACAGGCAGGGTGCAGGTGGCCAGAATATGAATATGGGCCACATTTTTGGAAAAATCATTGACGATAAAACCAACAAAGGAATCGAGGGTGCCACTATTCAGCTACTCGGAAAAAAATTTGATACGGCAACCCGTGCCATGAGAGATTATAACGCTGCCACATTACTTACGGAAAAGAATGGTGATTTCAATATTGAAAACCTTTCTTTATTTGGCAATTACACCATTCGCATTTCCGCCATTGGGTACGTTGATTATTCTGATACTGTATCCTTCGGTTTTAAACGACCACAACCAGGCGCAGCACAACAGGGCAACCAGCAGGAGCGTATGCAGCAAATGATGAATGCCACTGATAAAGATCTCGGCAACATTAAACTTACAGCATCGGAAGCAAACCTTGGGAATGTTACGGTTACCGCAGCCGCCAAGCCATTTTTTGAGATGGGTGTTGACAGGAAAGTCTTTAACGTAGATAAAAACATTGTGAGCTCCGGCCAGTCTGCTACTGAATTAATGAAGCAGATACCATCTTTAAATGTAGACATAGACGGTAACGTAACCATGCGCAATGCCAGCCCTACGTTGTTTGTAGATGGCAGGCCAACAACGTTAACGCTGGACCAGATACCTGCCGACATTATAGACAAAGTGGAACTGGTAACAAACCCTTCTGCTAAATATGATGCATCGGGAGGCAATGCAGGCATTCTCAATATTGTACTGAAGAAAAATAAGAAAACAGGCTATAATGGCGGTATTCGCGGAGGTATAGACTCCCGCGGTAAAGTAAATACCGGGATAGATATAAATGTGAGACAGAACAAACTCAACTTCTTTCTCAGTGGAAGTTATAACCAGCGCAAATCAAAATCCACCTCCTACATTAACAGGGATAACTTTTTTGATCCGCCAAGTAATATCTTACAAAATAGCAACTCAGTAAACGAAGGCTATTTTGCCTTTATACGTGGTGGCTTTGATTACCTGATAGACAACAGGAACACGCTTTCTGTTTCCGGCAATTTTAACCGTGGCCAGTTTAACAGCGATGAAGACCAGGTTATAGATTCTACCATTGGTGGTTTGCTTGCCACGCACAGCATGCGTACGGCATTTTCTGAACGTAATTTTAAAAACTATGGCGCACAGCTAAGCTTCAGGCACAACTTCAGAGAGAACGGTCATAATATTACTGCAGATGTTAACTATAACTCTAGCACAAACGATAACATAGGCGATTATAAAACGAACTATTACCTGCCCAACACCATTGCTTTTAAATATCCGTCTTTACTGCAACAAACACTGGGTTCGGGTTTCAACAAATTTATTACCGTGCAGAGCGATTACGAAAATCAGCTGAATGAAAACATGAAAATTGAAGCTGGCGTACGAGGTGCACTAAGAAACTTCGAAAACCTGAACGAACAGTATGTGTATGATTATACCAACAGCAAATATGAATTACTGCCATCCATCAGCAGCAAATATAAATTCACTGACCAGGTATATGCAGTATATACCACTTATAGCCTTAAAGCAAAAAAATGGACTTACCAGTTAGGGTTGCGTCTCGAAAGTTCCAACTATGATGGAACCCTCCTGGGTAAAGACTCTTCTTTCTCGGTTAAATATCCTGTAAGCCTTTTCCCGAGTGCATTTATTACATACAGGCTTGCTGAAAAACAGGATATACAAATCAACTATTCAAGACGTATCAACAGGCCCAATTTCTTCCAGTTGATGCCGTTTATTGACAACAGTGATCCGCTGAATATCAGCATTGGTAATCCCGGGTTAAATCCTGAGTTTACCAACTCTTTCGAGTTCAATTACAATTATGCTTATATCAAAGGAGCAAATCTCCTGATCTCTGCTTACTACAAAAGAACAAGCAACCTCATCACCAATTACATTTACAGGGATGTTAACCCCGATACCTCTATCAATAAGAATGACAGTGTGTATTATACAACCTATGTAAACGCAGATAACAGCCGTTCATTCGGTCTTGAATTTACCAACAGGATCACCATTGCCAAATTCTGGGATTTTACAACCAACCTCAATTTGTTCAATTCAAAAATCAATGGCGGCTCTGCACAAAGTAATATCAGTACAGAAAGATGGAGCTGGTTCTTTAAAGTGAACAACAACTTTAAATTACCCAAAGGATTTTCTATACAGCTTTCCGGAGATTACCAGGCAAGAACCGTGCTGCCGGCTAATTCCGGTGGTGGCAGAGGACCTGGCGGTGGTGGATTCTTTGGTGGTGCCATTACCACGGCCCAAGGTTATATTGACCCACGCTACAGCTTTGACGCAGCCATTAAAAAAGACTGGAGCTGGAAGAGTGGCGAAAGTCTTTCCATCACACTTAGCATGAACGATTTCATGCGTACACAGTTATTCAAAACTTATTCAGAGTCTGATTATTTTAAACAGTATTCAGAGCGGAGAAGAGACCCGCAGGTACTACGCCTGAATGTTAATTATCGCTTTGGCAAGTTTGATGCAAACATCTTTAAACGCCGCAACAACAAAGCCGATTCCGGTGGTGGCGGTGAGATGATGCAGTAA
- a CDS encoding OmpA family protein: MKTFLTAILAILSVAVFAQEPKIHPKAAKAYEDAMLQLRDGFIRDALPLLGKAIEYEPRFVDAWLSLAGVYGELKDYQKAIEHYKKAKAIDTAYFRFYNLPYSINLAGLGRFTDALGAVQDFLLIPNLNDKSIKSATYRKQCYEFAVDYQKKHAASTYIFTPENLGDSINSKQSEYYPSFTIDDSTLVFTRHVEGIRENFMMSNLLQNGYGKAAPINGQLNEQPSKGAINISQDGEWLVFAGNFGQEGFGNFDIYISYNTPQGWSTPVNLGANINTEFWESSPSLSPDKNALYFSSNRPGGSGGKDLYVSYRSANGRWQPAQNLGPAVNTKGDEIEPFIHADNRSLYFTSNGLQGYGGLDIFLSRKDAGNNWQIPENLGYPINTIEDEESIFVSSKGDVAYYASSRSDSRGGLDLYRFNLRADIKPVKTLYIQGSVVDAVTKHTIPCAVELIENSTQKVISKVQTDETGFYFVTLPVGNDYTFAVNRKGYLFYSSLFELGNKASDSIYVKDIQLQPLQVNAVGVLNNIQFETNTAKLQPVSLIELDKLLQLLQENTTLKVQINGHTDNTGTADRNNQLSLERAQAVVAFLTGKGIEAKRLTVKGFGASKPLADNATEEGRSMNRRTEFIVTGL, encoded by the coding sequence ATGAAAACTTTTCTTACTGCAATTCTTGCTATTCTATCTGTCGCTGTTTTTGCCCAGGAGCCGAAGATACATCCGAAGGCAGCCAAAGCTTATGAAGATGCAATGCTGCAGTTAAGAGATGGTTTTATTAGAGATGCGTTGCCTTTGCTGGGTAAGGCTATTGAATATGAACCCAGGTTTGTTGATGCCTGGCTATCGCTGGCCGGGGTTTATGGCGAACTTAAAGATTACCAGAAAGCAATTGAACATTATAAGAAAGCCAAAGCAATTGATACCGCTTATTTCAGGTTTTATAATCTGCCATATTCTATCAATCTTGCAGGGCTTGGAAGGTTTACTGATGCCCTTGGCGCGGTTCAAGATTTTCTGCTTATTCCTAATCTTAATGACAAGAGTATCAAAAGTGCCACATACAGGAAACAGTGTTATGAGTTTGCTGTAGACTACCAAAAAAAACATGCTGCTTCAACTTATATTTTCACCCCTGAGAATCTTGGCGACAGTATCAATTCAAAGCAGTCGGAATATTATCCCTCTTTTACTATTGATGATAGCACTCTCGTATTTACAAGGCACGTTGAAGGCATACGCGAAAATTTTATGATGAGTAACTTATTGCAAAATGGTTACGGCAAAGCAGCGCCTATAAACGGGCAATTGAACGAGCAACCTTCAAAAGGTGCCATCAATATATCCCAGGATGGGGAATGGCTCGTGTTTGCCGGCAATTTCGGCCAGGAAGGTTTTGGGAATTTTGATATCTACATATCATATAATACACCACAGGGCTGGAGCACACCAGTCAACCTGGGGGCTAACATCAATACAGAGTTTTGGGAAAGCTCACCAAGTTTGAGTCCGGATAAGAACGCACTTTATTTTAGCAGTAACAGGCCGGGAGGCTCCGGTGGAAAAGATCTTTATGTAAGTTACCGTTCTGCAAATGGCCGATGGCAACCTGCACAAAATCTAGGGCCTGCAGTAAATACCAAAGGAGATGAAATTGAACCTTTTATTCATGCGGATAACCGCTCGCTTTATTTTACCAGCAATGGTTTGCAGGGATATGGTGGCCTTGACATATTTCTTTCCCGGAAAGATGCCGGCAATAACTGGCAAATACCGGAAAATCTGGGTTACCCCATCAATACCATTGAAGATGAAGAAAGCATTTTTGTATCATCTAAAGGGGATGTTGCCTACTATGCCAGCAGCAGGTCAGATTCGCGTGGGGGGCTTGATCTGTACAGATTCAATCTTCGTGCAGATATTAAGCCGGTGAAAACATTGTACATACAGGGATCAGTTGTTGATGCAGTTACAAAACATACTATACCGTGCGCTGTTGAGTTAATTGAAAACAGTACACAAAAGGTCATATCAAAAGTGCAAACCGATGAGACCGGCTTTTACTTTGTAACGCTACCTGTAGGTAACGACTACACCTTTGCTGTTAACCGTAAAGGATATTTATTTTACAGCAGCCTCTTTGAATTAGGCAACAAAGCATCTGATAGTATCTATGTAAAAGACATTCAACTGCAGCCTTTGCAGGTGAATGCTGTTGGTGTACTAAATAATATTCAGTTTGAAACCAATACGGCCAAATTGCAACCTGTAAGTTTAATTGAGTTAGACAAACTACTGCAGCTCTTGCAGGAAAACACTACGCTTAAAGTGCAGATAAACGGGCATACAGACAACACAGGTACTGCAGATAGAAATAACCAGCTATCGCTGGAGCGTGCGCAGGCCGTTGTAGCCTTTTTAACAGGCAAAGGCATAGAGGCCAAAAGGCTTACTGTTAAAGGATTTGGCGCGTCTAAACCATTGGCAGATAATGCAACTGAAGAAGGGCGTTCTATGAACAGGCGCACAGAATTTATTGTTACCGGCCTTTAG
- a CDS encoding DUF4293 domain-containing protein, giving the protein MIQRIQSIWLLLASVCSFLTLKLSFFSGNKLENNIKTFQSLTAQDNMLLMVLTVAVAIAALVTIFLYKDRKMQMKVSFAVLVLAIVNIVLFFSATAKFVEGKHDWSSPLVFLPPVFILLAIRGIYKDEKLVKSVDRLR; this is encoded by the coding sequence ATGATACAGAGAATTCAGTCCATTTGGTTGTTACTTGCTTCTGTTTGTTCTTTTCTTACGCTGAAGCTTTCATTTTTCAGTGGTAATAAACTGGAGAATAACATTAAAACCTTCCAGTCTTTAACCGCGCAGGATAATATGTTGCTCATGGTGCTTACCGTAGCCGTGGCAATTGCTGCGCTGGTGACTATTTTTCTCTACAAAGACCGCAAAATGCAAATGAAAGTATCTTTTGCAGTGCTGGTATTAGCCATCGTAAACATTGTTTTATTTTTTAGTGCTACAGCAAAATTTGTAGAAGGTAAACATGACTGGAGTTCTCCGCTGGTGTTTCTTCCTCCTGTGTTTATACTACTCGCCATCAGGGGAATTTATAAAGATGAAAAACTGGTAAAGAGTGTTGACCGGTTGCGGTAA
- a CDS encoding alpha/beta hydrolase, with product MKTGSIFIILITDLLLSSCSKDNAYRNTNTPPDNPSGTAFKDVTYATNTNWLGQQEDLKLDVYQPANMVDGVKYPLLVWIHGGGLVGGDKSSSDKFCTAIANKGFIVSSINYRLGWTQDENNTCNGDTTQAKEASYRAVQDARAALRFLVANATTYDIDTSWVFIGGASAGGIITLNTSYYTQQLADDFMPAITAKLGSLDQGNTLKNTYQIKGILSMWGGMSRPEIITAANAKPTIFYHGTADQVVPFDISHYYTCDNFPASYGTKPLYERLTTLGIPAVAHIEPGGGHGVFNDDFLVSNSVCFLNSLMSKTPEKGYYVGDNAMSCK from the coding sequence ATGAAGACGGGCAGCATATTTATAATCCTCATTACGGACTTATTGTTATCCTCATGCTCTAAAGACAATGCGTACAGGAATACCAACACTCCACCAGATAACCCATCGGGCACCGCATTTAAAGATGTAACATACGCAACAAATACCAACTGGCTTGGCCAGCAGGAAGACCTTAAACTGGATGTTTACCAGCCGGCAAACATGGTTGATGGTGTTAAATATCCGCTACTCGTATGGATCCACGGCGGAGGTCTCGTGGGTGGCGACAAATCAAGTTCAGACAAATTTTGTACGGCCATTGCCAACAAAGGGTTTATCGTTTCATCCATCAATTACCGCCTCGGCTGGACACAGGACGAAAACAATACCTGTAATGGCGATACCACGCAGGCAAAAGAAGCGTCTTACCGTGCGGTACAGGATGCAAGAGCAGCACTGCGGTTTCTCGTGGCTAATGCAACCACATACGATATAGATACAAGCTGGGTGTTTATTGGAGGTGCCAGTGCAGGAGGTATTATCACCCTTAACACATCTTACTATACCCAACAGCTGGCAGACGATTTTATGCCTGCTATCACCGCGAAGCTCGGTTCCCTGGACCAGGGTAACACGCTGAAAAACACCTACCAGATAAAAGGTATTCTTTCTATGTGGGGCGGCATGTCGAGGCCGGAGATCATTACCGCAGCCAATGCAAAACCAACCATTTTTTACCACGGTACGGCAGACCAGGTAGTTCCTTTTGATATTTCACATTATTATACCTGCGATAATTTTCCTGCGAGTTACGGCACAAAGCCTTTGTATGAAAGACTTACTACACTGGGCATTCCGGCGGTGGCCCACATAGAACCCGGTGGCGGCCATGGGGTATTTAACGACGATTTCCTCGTTTCCAACAGTGTATGTTTTCTTAACAGCCTGATGTCTAAAACCCCGGAAAAAGGATATTATGTAGGCGATAATGCCATGAGTTGCAAGTAG
- a CDS encoding carboxy terminal-processing peptidase — protein MMNRKVWPLLLLVLLVSGVLWAFTGRDNVEGEKSNEDKYAKQQKLLTAIGSILEQRHYSPKAIDDNFSRSVFKKYLENLDPEKNLFLQSDIKALSKYQAAIDEEILGKTTMEFYPAAGQIYEKRIGEVMTIYKDLLSKPFDFSANENVQLDGEKIDYAANEEARKEAWRKRLKFMTLERFVDLQQQREKADKKDSMASKTDAQLEKEARTRVLGALDRNYNRLKLVFNADQQFSSFVNTITDLMDPHTEYFAPVDKRGFDEEMSGRFYGIGAQLTEENGSIKIASLVTGSPAWKSGQVQVNDEILKVAQGAEPPVDVAGYAVTDVVKLIRGTKGTEVRITFKKNDGTLQIVSLVRDEIVQDETFARSSVITDDGKKIGYIYLPEFYADFDRPEGNRCSQDVANEVKKLKAENVEGIILDLRNNGGGSLYEVVQMVGLFIKSGPVVQVKDRDGKPITLSDTDPGVLYEGPLAVMVNELSASASEIFAAAIQDYKRGIVVGSTSTYGKGTVQKNLPLGRQDMTTGQTEYGALKLTFEKFYRVNGGSTQLKGVTPDVVLPDVYEYIKFREKDNPSALAWDQIPQADYKQSMDINWAEIQKKADERVSANTAFAGIKKNTDWLSKNTERAYELNLEAYKKQQATLRNTVKQDDTLSKLQAPMDMKPVEVDKDKFFNNADKAKGERYQQWLKSVQRDLYIDETVNIVRDVIAAKSQVTVKQ, from the coding sequence ATGATGAACAGAAAAGTTTGGCCTTTATTGCTATTGGTTTTGCTGGTAAGTGGCGTATTGTGGGCATTTACGGGAAGAGATAATGTGGAAGGTGAAAAAAGCAACGAAGACAAATATGCAAAACAACAAAAACTACTAACAGCAATAGGTTCCATCCTGGAGCAGCGCCATTACAGCCCTAAAGCCATAGACGATAACTTTTCCAGGTCTGTATTTAAGAAATACCTCGAAAACCTGGATCCTGAAAAAAATCTTTTTCTTCAGTCAGATATCAAGGCTTTGTCTAAATACCAGGCTGCTATAGATGAAGAGATTCTTGGTAAAACTACAATGGAGTTTTACCCTGCGGCAGGGCAGATTTATGAAAAGCGTATTGGAGAGGTAATGACTATCTATAAAGACCTTCTTTCAAAGCCATTTGATTTTAGTGCCAATGAAAATGTACAACTCGATGGTGAAAAGATTGATTACGCTGCAAATGAAGAAGCCAGGAAAGAAGCGTGGCGCAAACGTTTAAAGTTTATGACGCTCGAGCGTTTTGTAGATCTGCAGCAACAGCGTGAAAAGGCCGATAAGAAAGATTCAATGGCCTCCAAAACCGATGCGCAATTGGAGAAAGAAGCGAGGACGAGAGTTTTGGGTGCACTTGACAGAAATTATAACAGGCTCAAACTGGTGTTTAACGCTGACCAGCAGTTCAGTTCTTTTGTTAATACCATCACCGATCTCATGGATCCTCACACAGAGTATTTTGCGCCTGTAGACAAGCGCGGGTTTGATGAAGAAATGAGTGGTCGTTTTTATGGTATTGGGGCGCAGTTAACGGAAGAAAATGGCTCGATTAAAATAGCAAGCCTTGTAACCGGCAGCCCCGCGTGGAAAAGCGGACAGGTACAGGTGAATGACGAGATATTGAAAGTAGCGCAAGGTGCAGAGCCACCGGTTGATGTGGCCGGCTATGCTGTAACTGATGTAGTTAAATTGATTCGCGGAACGAAAGGAACAGAAGTAAGGATTACTTTCAAAAAGAATGATGGTACATTACAGATAGTGTCTCTTGTAAGAGACGAAATAGTACAGGATGAAACTTTTGCAAGAAGTTCTGTGATCACAGATGACGGTAAGAAAATCGGCTACATCTACCTGCCTGAGTTTTATGCAGATTTCGACAGGCCTGAAGGTAACCGTTGTTCACAGGATGTTGCCAATGAAGTAAAGAAATTAAAAGCCGAAAATGTTGAGGGAATAATATTGGATCTTAGAAATAATGGTGGTGGTTCATTGTACGAGGTGGTACAAATGGTAGGGTTGTTTATTAAAAGCGGACCGGTTGTGCAGGTAAAAGACAGGGATGGCAAGCCTATAACACTAAGCGATACCGATCCCGGTGTTTTGTACGAGGGTCCACTGGCGGTGATGGTAAATGAATTGAGTGCTTCGGCATCTGAAATATTTGCTGCAGCCATTCAGGACTACAAAAGAGGTATCGTAGTAGGTAGTACATCTACGTATGGTAAAGGCACGGTACAGAAAAATTTACCGCTCGGAAGGCAGGATATGACCACTGGCCAGACTGAATACGGGGCACTGAAACTGACTTTCGAGAAATTCTATCGTGTTAACGGTGGCTCAACACAGTTAAAAGGCGTAACGCCCGATGTAGTGCTGCCTGATGTGTATGAATACATCAAATTTCGCGAAAAGGATAATCCTTCTGCACTTGCATGGGATCAGATTCCACAGGCTGATTATAAGCAGAGTATGGATATAAACTGGGCTGAGATTCAGAAGAAGGCAGATGAAAGAGTTTCTGCAAATACTGCCTTTGCCGGGATAAAGAAAAACACTGACTGGTTAAGCAAGAATACAGAACGGGCATATGAGTTAAATCTTGAAGCTTACAAAAAGCAACAGGCCACTTTGCGTAATACGGTAAAGCAGGATGATACGCTTTCCAAATTGCAGGCGCCTATGGATATGAAACCTGTGGAAGTTGATAAAGATAAATTTTTTAATAATGCTGATAAAGCGAAAGGCGAGCGTTATCAGCAGTGGCTGAAAAGTGTTCAACGTGACTTATATATTGACGAAACGGTTAATATTGTTCGAGATGTAATAGCAGCTAAAAGCCAGGTGACCGTAAAGCAATAA
- a CDS encoding DUF1328 domain-containing protein produces the protein MLRWTVIFLIVAIIAAVFGFSGIAASAAGIAKVLFFIFIVLFLLSLILGRKSV, from the coding sequence ATGTTACGCTGGACAGTCATTTTTCTTATAGTAGCAATTATAGCTGCTGTATTTGGTTTTTCAGGAATAGCTGCAAGTGCAGCGGGAATAGCTAAGGTGTTATTCTTTATTTTCATCGTCCTTTTCCTTCTGTCATTGATTCTTGGCAGGAAATCCGTGTAA
- the ffh gene encoding signal recognition particle protein — protein sequence MFNNLTERLESAFKNLKGEARINDLNIANTVKDIRRALIDADVNYKIAKEFTDRVKDKAVGSKVINAISPGQLMVKIVKDELVELMGGEEAEFNTTGNPAVVLIAGLQGSGKTTFSGKLASYLKNQKGKSPLLVAADIYRPAAIDQLMVLGEQIGVDVYSERENKDAVSIAQNAIKEAKSKNKNIVIIDTAGRLAIDEAMMAEVANVKEAVKPNEILFVVDSMTGQDAVNTAKAFNERLDFTGVVLTKLDGDTRGGAALSIKYTVQKPIKFVSSGEKLDTLDVFYPERMAQRILGMGDITTLVEKAQAQFDEEQAKKLEKKIRKNQFDFQDFLDQLQQIKKMGNIKDLMGMIPGMGKAIKDVDISDDAFKGVEAIINSMTPYERANPDSITPGRRNRIAKGAGKQLADVNAFMKQFEQMRQMMKMMNKMPMGKMPGMRK from the coding sequence ATGTTTAACAATCTTACCGAGCGTTTAGAATCTGCGTTTAAGAACCTGAAAGGTGAAGCGAGGATCAATGACCTTAATATTGCCAATACCGTTAAAGATATACGCCGTGCACTGATTGATGCAGACGTAAACTATAAAATTGCCAAAGAGTTTACAGACAGGGTAAAAGACAAAGCTGTTGGCAGTAAGGTAATCAATGCTATTAGTCCGGGCCAGTTAATGGTAAAGATCGTTAAAGACGAACTGGTAGAACTTATGGGCGGTGAAGAAGCCGAGTTTAATACTACCGGCAACCCCGCAGTAGTGTTGATTGCAGGTTTGCAAGGTAGTGGTAAAACAACTTTTAGCGGAAAGCTGGCCAGCTACCTGAAAAACCAAAAAGGCAAATCTCCCTTGCTCGTAGCTGCAGATATTTACAGGCCGGCAGCGATTGACCAACTGATGGTTCTTGGTGAGCAGATTGGTGTGGATGTATATAGCGAGCGTGAAAACAAAGATGCGGTAAGCATCGCGCAGAATGCCATTAAAGAAGCCAAAAGCAAAAATAAGAACATTGTTATTATAGATACCGCCGGTCGCCTTGCCATTGACGAAGCCATGATGGCCGAAGTGGCAAATGTAAAAGAAGCGGTAAAGCCAAATGAAATCTTGTTTGTTGTAGACAGTATGACCGGCCAGGACGCAGTTAATACAGCCAAAGCATTCAATGAACGTTTGGATTTTACAGGTGTAGTACTTACCAAACTTGATGGTGATACAAGAGGTGGTGCTGCATTGTCGATCAAATACACGGTGCAGAAACCGATCAAATTTGTAAGCAGCGGTGAAAAGCTGGATACGCTGGATGTTTTCTACCCCGAGCGTATGGCGCAGCGTATTTTAGGCATGGGTGACATAACAACCCTTGTAGAAAAAGCACAGGCACAGTTTGACGAAGAACAGGCAAAAAAACTGGAAAAGAAAATCCGCAAAAACCAGTTCGACTTTCAGGACTTTCTTGATCAGCTACAGCAGATAAAAAAAATGGGAAACATCAAAGACCTGATGGGTATGATACCGGGAATGGGCAAGGCTATAAAAGACGTTGATATAAGTGATGATGCATTTAAAGGCGTGGAAGCAATCATTAATTCGATGACGCCGTATGAAAGAGCCAACCCTGATAGTATTACACCAGGGCGCAGGAACAGGATTGCAAAAGGTGCTGGTAAGCAGCTTGCAGATGTAAACGCGTTCATGAAACAATTTGAGCAAATGCGCCAGATGATGAAAATGATGAACAAAATGCCAATGGGTAAAATGCCGGGCATGAGAAAATAA